TGAATCAAGCATCTTGGATAATTGATGGGAATTATGGAGGGACCCTTGGTGTACGATTGGAGAAAGCAGATACTGTCATATGGATTGATCCACCAAGAAAGGTTTGTCTTTACCGAATCTTGAAGAGGTATTTTTTGAATCGAAATCAGACGAGACCTGATATGACGGAAGGGTGTGAAGAAAAGCTGGATTGGGAGTTTATCAAATATGTGTGGAACTTTAGAAGGGATAAACGTCCGAAGTTAAACGAACAATTACATAAAGCAGCTCGCCATAAAACAATTCATGTCATTGAGTCTTCTAAAGATATGGAGCGTTTCTTGGAAAACATAAAGATTAAAAGAGAGGGATCATCACTTTTGTAGGATGATCCTTTTTTTAGTTTCCTTAATTTATTAATATGGATATTCTTATCTCTTTCCAGCTACCGTAGTGCTCTAGAAAAGGTTTTAAAATAAGAAGTAAGGTGAACTATATCATGTGGAAGGTTATAAATACTTTTTCGGTAGAGGTTTGGGTGTTGTGAGTAACTGATTGGTGAAGCATTAAATTGCGGATACTATTAAGCTCACCATAGATGAACACCCATAAGTCGAATAAGTTGATCTTCAAGATGATGATTTGCTATGTTAAAAATTCAAGGTGCTAAATGGAAGGAGCATTTTTTATTATGACAACAGAAAATCAACAAATCGTTTTAGCAAAGCGTCCTGAAGGGATGCCTACTCATGAAAATTTCACTTATGAAGATGTAGAAATTAAATCTCCTCAAAAGGGAGAAGTCGTAATTCGAAGCTTATATATTTCTGTAGACCCTTATATGCGCGGCCGGATGAGTGATCAGAAATCATACACGCAGCCGTTCCCTCTTAACGAAACCATTAATGGTACAGTTGTGGGAGAAATAGTCGAGTCAGAAGATGATCAGTTCAAACCAGGTGATAAAGTAACAGGCTTTCTTGGCTGGCGTTATTTTAACACCGTTCCTGGAAGTCAAGTTCGCAAAATTGATGGAGAACAAGCTCCCTTATCAGCTTATCTTGGCGTATTAGGCATGACAGGTTTAACAGCTTACTTTGGCTTACTTGATATTGGAGAGCCGAAAGAAGGCGAGACTGTTGTGGTGTCTGGTGCAGCTGGTGCTGTTGGTATGATTGTCGGTCAAATCGCAAAACTAAAAGGTGCACACGTAGTAGGGATTGCTGGTT
The nucleotide sequence above comes from Pontibacillus chungwhensis. Encoded proteins:
- a CDS encoding DNA topology modulation protein; translation: MKRVIVIGSPGAGKSTFSKRLGRLVNEEVYHLDQLFWLPGWVMRERDEFIALQEEVMNQASWIIDGNYGGTLGVRLEKADTVIWIDPPRKVCLYRILKRYFLNRNQTRPDMTEGCEEKLDWEFIKYVWNFRRDKRPKLNEQLHKAARHKTIHVIESSKDMERFLENIKIKREGSSLL
- a CDS encoding NADP-dependent oxidoreductase translates to MTTENQQIVLAKRPEGMPTHENFTYEDVEIKSPQKGEVVIRSLYISVDPYMRGRMSDQKSYTQPFPLNETINGTVVGEIVESEDDQFKPGDKVTGFLGWRYFNTVPGSQVRKIDGEQAPLSAYLGVLGMTGLTAYFGLLDIGEPKEGETVVVSGAAGAVGMIVGQIAKLKGAHVVGIAGSDEKVNYITEELGFDAGVNYKTVDDVQEALSGLCPNGVDVYFDNVGGEISDAVLNLLNSFARVPLCGAISSYNRTDADLGTRVQPKLLKARAKIQAFIVGDYADRFDEGVQDLAKWLSEGKLKYEETITDGFENIPDAFFGLFQGKNLGKQLVKVADPKY